Proteins encoded by one window of Borreliella afzelii:
- a CDS encoding CRASP family complement regulator-acquiring lipoprotein encodes MKYNIIVSLFVFLFLACNPDFNTNQKDIKYHSSKKGLKSNKKRIKSNKKGLSPKTEINQKNQEVANQNQEVANQNQEVANQNQEVVDQNQEVVDQNQEVADQNQEVADQNQEVADQNQRKKNMLLNDLRNLIEKANADKEKYEKRLKEEPTDQYGIWAFKRLRWHEEPRETVSDNSERSKAYRKLTYGILNDMDTSELKKFSEIIILANEVEGIFNTSSALGGNIDYVIIHLYPKKDNLDKLGISDLENLKDLFEKLLSTKAIVSKMLKQLLLDYQDNKNSIQTDTTKLKLHVEEIIKQIEENQEEAEKLKSDILSIKNF; translated from the coding sequence ATGAAATATAATATAATTGTAAGCTTGTTTGTTTTTTTATTTTTAGCTTGCAATCCGGATTTTAACACCAATCAAAAAGATATAAAGTATCATTCTAGTAAAAAAGGATTAAAATCTAATAAAAAAAGAATAAAATCTAATAAAAAAGGATTAAGCCCTAAAACAGAAATAAACCAAAAAAATCAAGAAGTAGCAAACCAAAATCAAGAAGTAGCAAACCAAAATCAAGAAGTAGCAAACCAAAATCAAGAAGTAGTAGACCAAAATCAAGAAGTAGTAGACCAAAATCAAGAAGTAGCAGACCAAAATCAAGAAGTAGCAGACCAAAATCAAGAAGTAGCAGACCAAAATCAAAGGAAAAAAAACATGCTGCTTAATGATTTAAGAAACTTAATAGAAAAAGCAAACGCAGATAAAGAAAAATATGAAAAAAGATTAAAAGAAGAACCTACGGACCAATATGGAATATGGGCTTTCAAAAGATTGAGATGGCATGAAGAACCACGCGAAACAGTATCCGATAATTCCGAAAGATCTAAAGCCTATAGAAAATTGACTTACGGGATCTTAAATGATATGGATACTAGTGAATTAAAGAAATTTTCAGAAATTATAATATTGGCAAATGAAGTAGAAGGCATATTTAATACCTCTAGCGCATTGGGGGGCAATATCGACTACGTGATTATTCACCTATATCCAAAAAAAGATAATCTAGACAAACTAGGGATTTCGGATTTAGAGAATCTTAAAGATTTGTTTGAAAAATTATTATCTACAAAAGCAATCGTCTCAAAAATGTTAAAACAACTTTTATTAGATTATCAAGATAATAAGAATTCTATACAAACAGATACCACCAAGCTTAAACTTCATGTAGAGGAAATTATAAAACAAATTGAAGAAAACCAGGAAGAAGCAGAAAAGCTAAAAAGTGACATACTTTCAATAAAAAACTTTTAA
- a CDS encoding P52 family lipoprotein translates to MRILVGVCMIILALLGCYLPDKQKQQAVQTFFENSQSSDIGSDEIVADGIFDNLKLYMTEHNLLVDIKKAIISLKDPNYRAVPPVDDYNEEYFNKFFLELGSERSKELIKLFGRIKNDRNDDKFKRKAHWLYSCIRELYSSDIKYSGEDGYEYWYGGREFFMPRPTIDEQYLKAKKVIGQQV, encoded by the coding sequence ATGAGGATTTTGGTTGGTGTTTGCATGATAATATTAGCTTTATTAGGTTGTTATTTGCCTGATAAGCAGAAACAACAAGCCGTTCAAACTTTTTTTGAGAATTCACAAAGTAGTGATATAGGTTCTGATGAGATTGTTGCTGATGGGATATTTGATAATTTAAAATTATATATGACTGAGCATAATTTGCTAGTTGATATAAAAAAGGCCATAATCAGTTTAAAAGATCCTAATTATCGTGCTGTACCCCCAGTTGACGACTATAATGAGGAGTATTTTAATAAATTCTTTTTAGAGCTAGGTTCTGAGCGATCTAAAGAATTGATTAAGTTGTTTGGTAGGATAAAAAATGATCGGAATGATGATAAATTTAAAAGAAAAGCTCATTGGCTATATTCATGTATAAGGGAGCTATATTCTTCAGATATTAAGTATTCTGGTGAAGACGGGTATGAATATTGGTATGGTGGGAGGGAATTTTTTATGCCTAGGCCTACTATTGATGAACAATATTTAAAAGCGAAGAAAGTAATAGGACAGCAGGTTTAA
- a CDS encoding P13 family porin — MNPKVPFLLNLFLPFKVESFVQGDYITDDSVLVFSLLGTILLGTGIILNTNKTQLPGSLLVEARTSIVVALHVTSLIMLIYKCKLA, encoded by the coding sequence ATGAATCCAAAAGTACCATTCCTTTTAAATTTATTTTTGCCTTTTAAAGTAGAATCCTTTGTCCAAGGGGATTATATTACTGATGACTCAGTGCTTGTATTCAGTTTATTGGGGACAATACTTTTAGGAACTGGAATTATTCTAAACACCAATAAAACACAATTGCCCGGCTCCCTACTAGTAGAAGCAAGAACAAGTATAGTTGTAGCATTACATGTAACCTCACTTATTATGCTAATTTACAAATGTAAATTAGCATAA
- a CDS encoding chromosome replication/partitioning protein has protein sequence MGKKENKKQVTLYKRVEIPTGEELNLDNNQDEELINYNKLKEQLKLNLKSDINNKIQRMRILYEIKQKELYKYDGFKSFKQFIRSYVIARSQAYMYLKIYEKVLEGTISIEKVKEIGFVATYKNILKNNSLYVYKENMIKENAEEDDNSQNIPIRILMKDKEVYDFCKKDTKRIYFILERLIKDKKNILSDLIIDYENHRKDKKKKVNS, from the coding sequence ATGGGGAAAAAAGAAAATAAAAAGCAAGTAACTTTATATAAAAGGGTTGAAATTCCTACAGGAGAAGAATTAAATTTAGATAATAATCAAGATGAAGAATTGATAAATTACAATAAACTAAAGGAACAGTTGAAATTAAATTTGAAATCCGATATTAATAATAAAATTCAAAGAATGAGGATTCTATATGAAATTAAACAAAAAGAACTTTATAAATATGATGGTTTTAAAAGTTTTAAACAGTTTATAAGGTCTTATGTAATTGCTAGAAGCCAAGCATATATGTATTTGAAAATTTATGAGAAAGTTTTAGAAGGGACTATTTCGATTGAAAAAGTTAAAGAAATAGGTTTTGTAGCTACATATAAAAATATATTAAAGAACAATTCTTTATATGTATATAAAGAAAATATGATTAAAGAAAATGCAGAAGAAGATGATAATAGTCAAAATATACCTATTCGAATTTTAATGAAAGATAAAGAAGTTTATGATTTTTGCAAAAAAGATACCAAAAGAATATATTTTATTCTAGAGAGGCTGATTAAAGATAAAAAAAATATCTTGTCAGATCTTATTATTGATTATGAAAATCATAGAAAAGATAAAAAGAAAAAAGTTAACTCTTGA
- the bdr gene encoding Bdr family repetitive protein produces MLETKVNENDVYNELVRLGMNKILASDLATRFYHNEITIKDLEIVKLELQGFVRDEVSTVKDEINIVKGKIKSLKTEFDSKLKLHNWMIGIVLASQGTIAGILVSLFFYIVNKL; encoded by the coding sequence ATGTTAGAGACAAAAGTTAATGAAAACGATGTATATAATGAGCTCGTTAGGTTGGGTATGAATAAAATATTAGCAAGTGATTTGGCTACTAGATTTTATCATAATGAAATAACAATAAAGGATTTAGAGATTGTTAAACTAGAGCTTCAAGGTTTTGTAAGAGATGAAGTTAGCACTGTAAAAGATGAAATTAATATTGTAAAAGGAAAAATTAAAAGCTTAAAAACCGAATTCGATAGTAAATTAAAACTTCATAATTGGATGATAGGAATTGTATTAGCCTCTCAAGGAACAATAGCAGGTATTTTAGTTAGTCTATTCTTTTATATAGTGAATAAATTATAA
- a CDS encoding S2/P23 family protein — translation MKKWISILNIFLFVLFFYSCLPTLEYSESIKAGILDFKPIKEDNNKNIEEYSKKNIKEDNNNIYCVDEEFRLNEIKEGEVSQLFAGGYVTWAKSGNLRAIKDKNNNLIQDLKGLKYSYIFSPIRFKTLSLLWFGYNYYINDNNYKILGNEVPIAKIIAFESTKEFEEKYEVKSLKLISEGSNIDFEQYRTGVAKISLKETSKELGYINSYNFGVFNNDLTNSFKLLYKKSGCSYMLAHFTIKDKQVNEDKTYEIALNIKLFADTIKLIFDKYPNLSTEKLKGLY, via the coding sequence ATGAAAAAATGGATAAGTATTTTAAATATATTTTTATTTGTATTGTTTTTTTATTCTTGTTTGCCAACACTAGAATATTCAGAAAGTATTAAGGCTGGAATTTTGGATTTTAAGCCAATTAAAGAAGATAATAATAAAAATATTGAAGAATATAGTAAAAAAAATATTAAAGAAGATAATAACAATATTTATTGTGTTGATGAAGAATTTAGGTTAAATGAAATAAAAGAGGGAGAAGTTTCGCAATTATTTGCAGGAGGTTATGTTACATGGGCAAAATCTGGTAATTTAAGGGCTATAAAAGATAAAAACAATAATTTGATTCAAGATCTTAAAGGACTTAAGTATTCGTATATTTTTTCACCCATTCGATTTAAAACTTTATCATTACTATGGTTTGGCTATAATTATTATATTAATGATAATAACTACAAGATATTGGGCAATGAAGTCCCAATAGCTAAAATAATAGCATTTGAGTCAACTAAAGAGTTTGAAGAAAAATATGAAGTTAAAAGCCTAAAGTTAATTTCTGAGGGATCAAATATTGATTTTGAGCAATATAGAACTGGTGTTGCTAAAATTAGTTTAAAAGAGACTTCAAAAGAGCTTGGATACATTAATTCATATAATTTTGGAGTTTTTAATAATGACTTAACAAATTCTTTTAAACTTCTTTATAAGAAGAGTGGATGTAGTTATATGCTTGCGCATTTTACTATAAAAGATAAACAAGTTAATGAAGATAAAACCTATGAAATTGCATTAAATATAAAGTTATTTGCTGATACTATTAAGCTAATATTTGATAAGTATCCAAATTTATCAACTGAAAAATTAAAGGGTCTCTATTGA